Genomic window (Cryptococcus deuterogattii R265 chromosome 7, complete sequence):
CTTGACCATTGACATTGTCTAACTATCGGTTTCGTTTAGGTCGataatcttcatccaaaaGCTTAtcgccttctttcccctaACACCAAGCCACCCATTTTAGAACTCCACGGTACTCTTGCCAAGGTACACTGTATGAAGCATCGTCACGAACAAAGTAGGGACGAATATCAAGAGCAGATCTCAAGATTAAATCCCATCTGGGGTGAAGCTGCCAAAGAGGCAGAGCGAACCGGAACGTGAGTTTGAATTGGAACGAGAACGTAGATGAACCTGACGATATTCGACAGGCAACCGCGAACGAACCCAGATGGCGATGTGGACCTGAGAGGTGCGAATTATAATTCATTTAATGTGCCCTCATGCCGTATATGTGAAGCGAAGGGAGAAAAGCCCGGCATGGTATGTCTTTATTAGGCCTTTTGGTGCCCAGCGCTTATAATATAAATACAGGTTAAGCCCAATGTGGTATTCTTCGTAAAGTTATCTGGCTCATCAGCTAAAATACTGGCTAACCAGCATGTAACGCTACAGGGTGAAACAATTCCCCCAGCTATCCGTGACGAATCATTCTCTCTCATCAATTCTGCGtcctcccttctcatcctcggTACATCCCTCGCCACTTATTCTGCCTTCCGTCTTGTTAAATTGGCGCTTGACCAGAAGAAGCCTGTACTCATGATCTCTACGGGGCCTTCGCGGGCGGATGGCTTACCTGGtctggagaagatggaccGCGTGGCTGGGGATGTGCTCGGAACATATCTCGACAGTGTTGTGAAGTGAGTTCTAAGATTGTCAAAATTCTTTGTGGGGTGCTAACGGGGTATTATAGGGGTAATCGAGGGACTGAATTTGATGCAGTGCGAAAGATTCTCCATACTGGGGTAATCAAGCCTGTCCCTGATGTTGACGGCCCTCGCGCTGAAGGGTAATGAAAATTTAAACTGTAGGAAAAGCAATAATCGTTTTCTATCAAAAGGCATGCCTTAGCATCTGTATCCTGTACGAGTACTGTGCATCATCTCAGACATGCATCATCATAAAGAAAAGCGCATCAAGCGTATATATACCGTGTTTCAAGACCCACAAAACCGCAAATACTGCGATAACAAGTGACTTATCTACTGCGTTTGAAAACGTGCTGTTTGCGGATtccaaaagaagaaaaaaagtgCTATGCGGAAGATAATGAAGCTTATTGAATTATTCTACAACGTCCCAACTGAATATAAAGAACTTAAAATTACAGCTACACGAAAAAGATTTAAAGTACAAATGTCATGTTGGAAGCAACTCGCAAAGACCGCGCAACCAATTTTATATCTAGTCGCTCCTCCTGAAAGCGCAAGCCGTCTATTCACCCATTtctacatcctcatctccgtGTGCGGATTGGACCACGGCAGTGCTGAACTCTCCCCCGGCAAGGACATCCATTAGccaactcttttcttccggTGCAAGAGCGTCCTTGCCCTTTCGAGCACGCTGGACAACGGGATGGTTGACGACGTTCTCGATAACAGGGCGAAGGGCGGGGTCGGCGGCCATGCACGAGGTTATGAGGTCACAAAGGGTCCGTGAAAGCGGAGAGAGATCGACGACTGAAAAGTCGTTTTCACGAAGAGCATGCCATGGAGCGCCACCGTCGGGAACGCAAATGTTTGTGGCAATTTCAAGCACAACCAAGCCAAAGCTATGCTACAGTCAGCACTTTCTCTGAGACCCTTAAATTTAAACTCACCTAAAGATGTCCGCAGCCCTGACAAACACACCTCTCAACATCTCCGGGGCCATATACACTCTATCACCCTCCCTTTCcagcttttcctttcctgtACCCAGCATAGCAATGTTTCCGCTACCCATACCGAGTCCCGCACCCCTAAGGATCTCGACAGGCTCTACGCGAGGCCAGCGGGTAGCGAGACCAAAGTCACCAATCTTGAGGGAACCAGtcgaagagatgagaatgtTGGCAGGCTTAATGTCGAAGTGAATTACGCCGTTCGAATGAATGTGATGGATACCCTATGTCACCAATGTTAGCAAAGTCCGGCGAGGATTTGCAAAATGACTCACATCACTCAGCTCTCGGATACATTTCCACACTCTCCCTTCATCCAGTCTCTCTACAACTCTTCCATACTcctccaagaagaaggcgagggaACCCAAAGCTAACTCGGTCTGGATATAGAGTTGTCTGTTTTGCTCCCAAGCGTCTTGGAACTTGATCACATGAGGCGAAGGTTTCCTTGAGAGAAGTCGGAGAATGTCAACTTCCTCCAGGTGTCTTAATCTGAGACTGACGTCAGATCATTATCCTCGGTATCATACAACTAACTTACCGATCCCTTGCACCATCAAATACGCCCCGAGCCTTCTTTACCGCCCATAGACCTTCCCCATTTCTCTCTTGCACCTTTACAACAGTTGAAAACGCCCCTTTCCCCAAGACATCTATAGTAATAAACTTAGACTCAAAtagatcttcttcgtctgaCTGGTTGACTCCTGTAGCAGGGTGAGATTGCCGGTGATTGAGAGTACGGCTGGGATTAGGTTTACGAGGCGGCATGGCCGGAAGAGACATGCGGGGCATGAGATTGACGTTATATGATGATAATGGGAGAGCCTTGCCGAGAGTGACTTTAGGTGAAGGAGTAGGAGTCACCATATTATTTCGGACAGCTAAAAATCTCGTCAGCAGGGAAAAGGAACTGATTGATGGAACTACTAACCGGCCAGCGCGTCTTTGGCTTCCTTACTTTTTGTAGGTgtcccatcctcctcttcgctcTCGCAAACAGGAACACTCAACCGATCCGTTGTGCCACCGGCTTTCCCCACCAGTGTGAGGGGTTTCAGCTTTTGCCCTGTTGAATTGCTATTTCGAATTGTAGGTGActgctcatcttccgtAGCCATTGGCGAGCTCGAAGTGGTAAACGTAAGCCGCGGTAATTCAACTGTACCCGGCCGACGCTTCATCACACTGGGAGGAGGTTTCTTGGTCGAAGGTGGCGGCATATTGCCCTTTGGCTTGGGCTGAAATTGTGGTGGAAGATTGGTCTTGTTCGAGTTTTCCAGAGGCCCACTCATTTCAACATCACCATTAAAAGACCCGGAACTGAGAGTGGGTTGTGATGCCGAGTGACCCATACCACCTTTGAAGGCCTGCTTCTTAACGGGGGTGCCAGGCATGGCTGGCTTGGCGTCGGCAGGAGAATGAGCTCCAATACCAAGGCCGACACCGCTTTCACCCAAAAACCCAAAGGCAGATGAAGGATTACCGGGCCAGCCGCTCTCCATCATAGGGCCCACACCTGGAGTTTCGTCACCCATAGAAGAAGGTCGCTTGGGCACAGTCGAATGTTGAGAATGACCGTCACCGGGCTTCATGACGGATGGAGGAATAATAAGAGAGGTGGGgcgagatgaagagctaCCATCGCCCATGGAAATGCCCGAATCTCGAGGCTTGTATTTGTGCATGACCGatctttcttcttgttgctcaAATACCTCTTGCAAAGGTTTGACGTTCTCAAAAATAGGAAGCTCAGCGGGGGAAAAGGTGGTAGCAGGAGGTGTCAGATTTGCAGTTGATAGGGACGAAAGTGACGAATTCGAGTATGAAAAGTCGGGAAGAGGACCAAGGTGCTGTGCTGAAGACAGCGCGAGAGATTTGGCGCCGAAGGATCTACTCATCGACGTTGTAGCCCTGTCTGTCGAATTAATTCTCTTGTGTGCTCGTCCCTCATGAGATCCACCAGACGCCTTGCCTTCCAAACTTGAATTCCCAAACGTTGAGGCCGGACGAGTTTTTCGTACATGAGTGTTGATATGCGAATTACTTCCAAATAATGCGTCGCCATCTGTCGAAGTAGAGTGAATATGGTCAAGTGAAATAGCTTTCTTTTGAATAAGGCCTGAGGTTTGTGCGAGCGTTGGCGGACGCTCCCCTGTACCGACAAGACTACCAGCCCTTGCACGACGCGGATGCGACGTTGAAAATTTCGAAATTTTTGAGCCGTCGCCAAATAACGGGGCTGGATTCATTGCGTCTTGAGACTTTAGCgaacgagaagaaggaaacaGCGGCTGGGGCGGCGGCGCAGGGCTACCATTGCCCAGTAACGCCGTTGGTGGCAAGTTTGGCGAAAATTCTTCGTCCGATATCTCTGTATGGGAACTTTTTAAAGGACTAGccattttgtttttggaGTGATTCGTTGACAAAAACAGATTTCTCCTACTCTCATCTCGGTCCGCATGATTCAATCCTACGGCGCCTGGTCTTAAGCTTCTACTTTGTCCTGGTACTCTCCTGATAGGCGAATCATCTACAAGTCTCAACCTCGCCGTCGCACTTGACATTCCACATGCCGGTGTTGGGCTTTCTTCAGGGGTTTCAGGggtagatgaagaggattgatGAGAAGTCTCGCGTGTCATTGGATGCGGTTTAAGAGAGGCAAGTCGGGAGGGTGTTGGCGACGTGGGAGGAAAGGTGGATTGCTTGGCGCCAGCGCCTGCTAAAGGTGAAGAATCGGTTCGCACGGGAGAAATCATAACAAAATCTTCATCCCGATGTCTGGGTGATGGCGAAGGCGACAACTTGTGTTTACCCTTGCTTGATGGGAAAGGGGACTTGAATGACGAGACGGTGAATGGGTTTGGGCTTGGGCTCTGCGCCACCGGTCCTCGAGATGCACTTGACGATGCCTCGGCGCTCGATGAGGTGTTCGTgcttgaggatgacgaagatgctGAAGACTTGCCGAAGGATTGGGCACCGAACCACGTCGCTGGTTTGTTAAGCCCCTTGGCGCGGGGTAGGCGGAAAGAGCTGCCAGATGTTTGTTGCGAAGtggatgatttggaagTCATTGTGAGTGGCGAATAAAAGAGTGTGGGAATGACTGTAAATTATAAAGCGGTCGTGAGATGTTGCCGGAGCGGCGGTGTAAGAACAAGTTGCAGGCGTGTGATCGTGATGTTTGATGATTTCTACCCAGCGCGTCGTGGCTCCAAAGTTTCCGGCGACGTCTGTTCCCCAAGCATCTGCCTGCTCTCCGGTGTTTTTGAGTGGCCTCTTGCTGAGCGATATGAACGATAATGTTGGATGGGCTGGAGGTGTTTATACTTGTAtgcgaaagaaaaaaataaaataaaaaataaaCGTGCACAGGAGGTGAATGTTTGCTCGAACAAGACAAAGGTCAGACACGTCAATCCAGGGTTACTTAAATAAGGTTTTTAACACGTCGTTTTCTTGTTTATTTAATCACTGCTGTGCCACATCTCATCCCACATTTCGGCGTTATTTTCTGACCTCCACCTATCTAACCACTTACGCGACGCGTTCATAAACAAAAGAAGTCAAACGCGGTGATCTGTGGACTGTAATCTGAGATCTTTGGAGCGGGATAGCAGCAAAAGCAAACGATAGAGAAAAAATGCATATCACGATGCAATGCTAGATTATGCACAGAGTAAAATGTAAATCAAATGTTATACGAACAAGCAGTGACTTTCAGAAATAGAAATATACAAAAAATAACTCTTAAAGATTAAAAAGGAGCATCAAACACATTAGTAGGAACGAAACAAATAGAATCTACGTATAAAAAATGGTGGGAAAAAAGTGACGCTTGTTAGATTCTCCTAAGAGGACGGTATGATGTTACTGAAATTGGCCGTAGAATTGGCCGTAGAAGGTTTATGACAGTGAAATAACAGAAACGCTGGGCAAAACCTATGGAAAGTATTGCTCGTCAGCAGTGTTGGAGGCGTCCATAATGCATGGAAGAAACTTGCCATCAGATTGGTCATAAACTTGTCCTTCTGGAATCATTCTCGTCTCCGCCAGAGTACCTCCTacttctctccctcaaaGAGACACTGGCTTCTGGCACTGTAGCCTTCCTCCGGCCAGGCTTTACCTTGCCGCTAGCGAGCGGCACAGTCTGTGGCGCCTCAACGATCTCCTCCGGCTGAAGAGCAGACTCTTTGGAAGGGGGAGAATAAGTCTTGGCTCGTGTGCTGTAGGAATTTGTTGGTGATGTATGCGTGTTGGATTGAACCGCTGGAGAAGTTTTTACCTTCCCACCCCTGGTTCCCCTGGTGCCCGATACAGGAGTTCCAGAGGGCACAGGAGTGCCAATACTAGGAGTATTATTTGCGACAATCTCCTCACCACTCTTCCGGACGTAGACTTCGCCCTTGGCATTGGCCTTCAATTCCTTGACCAACTCCTGCATCCTCGTgatcccttctttcctcgccttcttctcatccttgttcatcttcttcatctttgccAGCCGCTCATCCctaatcttctcctccctaGAAGGCTTCGCTGCTCTATGGTTTCCCCAGTCTGAAGTCGGCGAATAAGGATGTAAATAGTGCTGTTCGCCGTTAGCCAAGCCGGCAGAATGCGTCGGCCTTACCGTCGACTGGTCTACCGACGGATCATAGGCTGCACATCTCTCCAAGATGGGTCTGAAGAGGGGCTTAATCGTCACACATCTTGCCTTGGGAGAGAAACCATTTGCCACATTGACGGCTTTTCGCTTCCGGCTTTGTGCTGATTGGAAAGACACGTCTGTCTGAGGTGTTTGGATACCGGCGTCGCTGGGAGTGGTAGATGATGGGCTCAGAGGTGGGGAGGCGAGAGCGGTGGTGGATgtgagaggaaaagatcgGTCGAGAACAATGCGTGGGGTGATATGGGTGTGGGATTTGGCACCGGCCGGATGGCCGGAGGAGGGTGAGTAGAGAAAACGGATCGCGATGGGAGGCATTATTGATAGCTGGTGTGGTGGTGGTATGTACTCGTAGAAAGTAGACCCCGACGGTAGATAATAAGATAAGCAGCAAGTGAAGCAAGAGAGTGATGGGAATAGGTGCGTGAACTGCAATGCAGATTCATGAGCACTTTAGCTCTTATTTGGCAAGGTTGCGATggggaaagtggaggttaATGGCGGAAGCTGAACTCACAAAGGCTTTTTCCTAATTAACCAAAGAACGATCCGGATCGTTCTTGGCCTCCAGAGTCTATCTCGATCGGGGCAGCCCTGATAGGATACAACCTAAGATAAAATGCAAAGGTGGCATAGACATGCATTAAACAAACGATTGCTTTTTTTATGCGTGCTGGCTGCTTCGTCTGTCGTCTGCTTCTTGTattgttctctttcttaTCCTCGATTCTCGGACATAAATGACGTTTCGGCACTCGGCAATGTAAAACCGCCTCACTGGGTACCTGAAACACTTTACCTAATCTCTAATATGTTATGTCGCAAATCAATCTCGCCCGATAACGGACGTCGTTCTTGTGACTCGGTCGAGTCTGGCATGCCATGCATAGTGCACATCATTTTCGATTTTTCTACCTGGCTTTGTTTTTATGACTCTTCACTATCATCGAGGGCCTAAAATAGTCCATGAAGATATCGTAAACAGCTTGTGGATCACTATACACCATAGGCCCTTTGATCAGCCACCTGACTGTTCATTTTTTCAAAACTTAGGCAAGACTGCCACGACTTCCGAATATGGAGACTGTGCGCCGAAAACATAATGGTTGACGACTCATCTCATGCCTAAACCTCGCATTCCACGCACACGCAATCATTAGCATTGGTCATGGAGCAACAAGTCTTTCCATGTATGTTTGCCTACTAACTGTGACTGCCAAACAATATCTTCCATCACAGGAGGGACAAACTGAGTCTGATCCAATTCAATCCGGTAGCAGAACTTACATTTCCCTCCTGTAACATATCAGCCACCCCTAGTTGTAAGATACTGCCCCACTCGCGCCCATTTATCATTAAGAGCAATGTCATGATCTTTGCCATAGTCTTATCTTCCCCACCGACGTGAAATCGATCATGGTGGTATGGCGCTGCTCTCCGCGTGATATGCTTAAACAGGAAACCCGAGACGAAGGTCGGTCGAACTTCTGACCCCATGATTGGGTTCTTGACGAATGAATCAAGCTTTGCAGCAGTGTAGAAATGGTGCAAGTCGTCGGCTTGTTCACTACGTACTACTTCCGAAACCATGTCTCATTTATGCGAGAGAGAAATGACCGAGAAGCCTATGTAGGTGTAGGCATACAATGTTGTTTATAGTAATAGCAAACTGTAATAGGGCCTTATCATTCATCACAGCTGGCGATCAATGGAAAGTTAAATTATGAAGAAATGCCACCGCGGAATACATCGGCGCCACTTTAGTGTGCTGCCTCTAACCCAGGTAGTTTGAAAGTGGACCTACTGTTAGCACCATCAAGGTACTTGTAAACTCTAGATCTCTTGAAGTTTATATATGCCTCCTTTCATTCGTTAATGCAACTTGTGTGAAAAGCTGTAATGCTTTTAATAGTATTATTACTCGTACGGCACATGCGCTTCCGTCGTTGCCGATGAtgccaccacctccacttcgGTGTCGGCAATTTCCGCTCCAATGACATCCGCATCACCCTCGGCGACCGTTCAGAGACTTTGAGGGCTCAATTCTCACTTTACAGTTTAGCATTGGTGATAAATTGGAACAAGTCTCATCAGCAGCATATAAAGATGCTATACATCGCATCTGTAAGTCATCGTACCTTTTCCGGGTTGCGATAAAGACTGATACGTCGTTTAGGCTCTCACCCCGACGCCGATCTTGAGTAGTCTCCGTACAACATCGCTTACCGATAATCACACATCTCTCGTTATCTCCAAACCGGACAGGATTGAAGTATGGGACCTAACAGAGAATGGCCTGGTATGGAGGTCAGAAATAGAGGTCTGGGGTACGGTAGTAGGAATTGACCAAGTCTCAATCGAGGTATGCAAGTTGATGAATTGCTTATCTTGAGAGTGCTGATGTATATTTTCAAAGGGCTCTAGGCCTCATATACTAGTTTTACTAGCACctcctcaagctcatcTCCTATTGGTGACCTTTGACATCACTACCAGCAAGCTCATAATCACATCCTCTACACCTCTTACACCACCAACCCCCACGCTTAGACAAGCAGAATTCTTCACAGCGGTTGTGGCCCAGGAACGGGTTGCACTTGTCAGCTTGTGGATAGGTGTGCTATCGTGTCTTGAGATAGAACTTGATAAGGGCTCAACCGgtaagaaaagaaaaagcagTACAATACCGACACCCGAAGGCGAAATAAGGTTAAAAATCAAGAACAACTTCAACATCAAGTAAGTAATCAAAACTCGGTTGTTGATGACTTAAGTGACGTCTATTAGTATCCGAGAGCACAACCTTTTACATCTCAGTTTCCTTCCACCAACCCTAAACGGACCAGTAGTAACTCTCGTTTGGCTATCTGCAAGCAACGAGCTTCGTTTGCAAGCGCGTTCCCTTTCGCTTTCTGCCCATTCATTCAACCCACTCTCCAAATCGGTAGATCTGGTGTCTCCTACAAGCCGACAGCCCATATCAGAAGGCTCGGACTTTAACGCAATGCCGTTCTCATGTCCCGCTGCTAGGCGTGTCGTCCCCATACCTTCCGAATTGCCCAACGGGCAGCGAACCCTTCTGGTAATAGGCGACGAGCATTCTGTTCTCTACACTCTAGGCGAAAATAACCCTCAGTCACCTAAGGCAGTGCGACGCATGTCAGCTGTCTCTGGtccaatctcttctcctcgggGAAATGCTCGTCGAAGCCCTCAGACAGAGCTGAGCAGCGGCAACGCCAAACGCCGTAAATCCAGCACTGGTACCAAATCGGTGGACaatcaggaagaaggattcCAATGGGAGCTTCGACCCGTGTGGAGAAGCCGGCAAGGATTCGGAACTGTGATAGCTGCGACCGTAATCGAAGATCATGGAAGCGGAGCGACCGTGGTGATTGGAGATGAGTACGGAGCTTTTACAGCGTTCGGATGGGAGTTTGAGGAGGGTTCAGGAGCTGGTGCTGATGGAAGAGTAAGAGTATTGAGAACTTATCTTGGTGCATCTTCCCCGCCCTCTTCTATAACTTACCTCGACTCTTCACATTTATTTGTGTCGTCCGCCGTAGCAGATTCTGTTCTCCTTCGCCTCCCAACGGTGGAATCCTCTTCGAGTGTTTCGTCAAGCAAAGGTAAGGGCCGTGCAGCCACTGGCCCTATCGGAGATCAGCTGGATAAGTGGGAAGTTTTGTAtgaaaatgggaaagaaagaaacaaTACAGATGAGGGCCCAGAGATATTAGAGAGGTGGATGAATATTGCGCCTGTGAAAGATATATGTGTTGTGAAAGATGAGGGTGGTAATTTGGTTAGTTTCTTCCCTCATTCCTGCTAGTAAAAATCTGATTGGTGGTAGTCACATTTGGTTCTGGCTTCCGGGGCCTCCGAAAGCAACTCCCTACGAGTCGTCCGTAGCGGCGTCGGGCTCGAAGAGCTCGTTACCATTCAAGGTCTTCATGACGTTCAGAAGATGTGGTCACTGACCGACTCTACTGCAACTTCGCGTCtgcttctttccacttctaCTTCCACTGTACTCCTTCAACTCCAGCCGGAGATTTCCGTCATCCCTACTACCGACATAATCTTCAATTCGGAAACTTTGGCCGCTGGAATTCTGCCTGGCGCTGAGCTTTTGGCTCAGGTCACTTCGCGTGGTCTTTTCTTATGGTCTGACTTGAGTGTTGGTAAGCTTGAAGCACAAATGGAGGTCGATAAGGAGACAGAGATTGTGTGTGCACAAGTGACTGCCGATTGGGCTGTCGTGGctgagaaaggaggaaaccTTGTAGTTTTCCGTGTGTCAAACACAGGGTTCAATCTTGAAGGGTGAGCGCTCAGTTCTTTTTGACATATTCCCTGGCTAACTTGCGAGTAGGACTATTGAcgtgaaagaagaagtgtcGGCTGTTGCTATTTCTAGAAACTTCgattcctcatctcccatcaTCGCCATATCCACATGGACGGCCAAGACTTTCGTATATACCCTCTCCCAGATTTCCAGTGGGGTCGACGGTCTATCAATCCCAAGCAAATCGTCTGCCAcctctcttcaacttcgTTCGCACCCATCCTATCCGGGGGGCGTCCAACTTCTTTCAGGTTTGGACAATGGGTTGCTTCAGATATACGACCTAGACAAGAATGACATGGGCGGAGTGGATGGATTGGTGGTCAAGTCTTCAAAAACTACCTCCTTGGGTTTGCGGCCATTGGCTCTTCACCCCTGTGAAATCACTGGCGGAGACGAGACAGTTCTTAGTGTTGCTTTGACGGAAAGGATGAGCGTAATCTTTGAGTCAAAGGATAGGATTGAGTTCTCTTCTGTCAATATAAAGGCAAGTGATTGTATCCTAAAGCATTGTGAAGCCCCAGTTGACAGGTAAAACTAGAATATCATGGCCGCTGCTGCGGTGAATACCTCATCTGGTCCAGTTCttgctctcttctcccgTACTTCAGGACTATCTTTGCTGAAGATCAActctttgaagaagctccATGTACAAACATGTGATACTGGCAATGAATCCATCTCCAAGCTTACTTATATGGACGAGTACAAGGCTATTGCCTGTGGATTGACAAGGAGGACCCAACTCAGAGATGGcgatgtggaggaagagaactTCGTGCAAAT
Coding sequences:
- a CDS encoding DNA damage-binding protein 1: MLYIASALTPTPILSSLRTTSLTDNHTSLVISKPDRIEVWDLTENGLVWRSEIEVWGTVVGIDQVSIEGSRPHILVLLAPPQAHLLLVTFDITTSKLIITSSTPLTPPTPTLRQAEFFTAVVAQERVALVSLWIGVLSCLEIELDKGSTGKKRKSSTIPTPEGEIRLKIKNNFNINIREHNLLHLSFLPPTLNGPVVTLVWLSASNELRLQARSLSLSAHSFNPLSKSVDLVSPTSRQPISEGSDFNAMPFSCPAARRVVPIPSELPNGQRTLLVIGDEHSVLYTLGENNPQSPKAVRRMSAVSGPISSPRGNARRSPQTELSSGNAKRRKSSTGTKSVDNQEEGFQWELRPVWRSRQGFGTVIAATVIEDHGSGATVVIGDEYGAFTAFGWEFEEGSGAGADGRVRVLRTYLGASSPPSSITYLDSSHLFVSSAVADSVLLRLPTVESSSSVSSSKGKGRAATGPIGDQLDKWEVLYENGKERNNTDEGPEILERWMNIAPVKDICVVKDEGGNLSHLVLASGASESNSLRVVRSGVGLEELVTIQGLHDVQKMWSLTDSTATSRLLLSTSTSTVLLQLQPEISVIPTTDIIFNSETLAAGILPGAELLAQVTSRGLFLWSDLSVGKLEAQMEVDKETEIVCAQVTADWAVVAEKGGNLVVFRVSNTGFNLEGTIDVKEEVSAVAISRNFDSSSPIIAISTWTAKTFVYTLSQISSGVDGLSIPSKSSATSLQLRSHPSYPGGVQLLSGLDNGLLQIYDLDKNDMGGVDGLVVKSSKTTSLGLRPLALHPCEITGGDETVLSVALTERMSVIFESKDRIEFSSVNIKNIMAAAAVNTSSGPVLALFSRTSGLSLLKINSLKKLHVQTCDTGNESISKLTYMDEYKAIACGLTRRTQLRDGDVEEENFVQIRDGTSLEPLSSFSLRERELVTSLRSVFLIGSMFLAVGTAFLPPDDGDDSSWDEGNLAVVKEGRVLLLEFKEGDAGGGWDIKIKAELSTVGAVYALEEIHGFLAVAAGSKLTVHRLDHNSVEMEETSSWASAYVISSLCVLPPSPIRPEGALIVGDGMRSVIVLNVDEGDGMIYDDERNMATHGVTALGLLKDKGDAVVVSDAHSNLLTYRLNQKLERAATFGLHEEVTRFQNGSLVPTTTAPEIIIPDVLFATREGRLGVIGELGIMSSRTLDDLQRNMSKMWRGPGEVGWSNWRRAGSNLVGKDTAGFVDGDFVQKFLDTEFFDDEHAREIIQGTSSHEHVRLGKEDASRADVVRFLEATASMH
- a CDS encoding WEE protein kinase; protein product: MTSKSSTSQQTSGSSFRLPRAKGLNKPATWFGAQSFGKSSASSSSSSTNTSSSAEASSSASRGPVAQSPSPNPFTVSSFKSPFPSSKGKHKLSPSPSPRHRDEDFVMISPVRTDSSPLAGAGAKQSTFPPTSPTPSRLASLKPHPMTRETSHQSSSSTPETPEESPTPACGMSSATARLRLVDDSPIRRVPGQSRSLRPGAVGLNHADRDESRRNLFLSTNHSKNKMASPLKSSHTEISDEEFSPNLPPTALLGNGSPAPPPQPLFPSSRSLKSQDAMNPAPLFGDGSKISKFSTSHPRRARAGSLVGTGERPPTLAQTSGLIQKKAISLDHIHSTSTDGDALFGSNSHINTHVRKTRPASTFGNSSLEGKASGGSHEGRAHKRINSTDRATTSMSRSFGAKSLALSSAQHLGPLPDFSYSNSSLSSLSTANLTPPATTFSPAELPIFENVKPLQEVFEQQEERSVMHKYKPRDSGISMGDGSSSSRPTSLIIPPSVMKPGDGHSQHSTVPKRPSSMGDETPGVGPMMESGWPGNPSSAFGFLGESGVGLGIGAHSPADAKPAMPGTPVKKQAFKGGMGHSASQPTLSSGSFNGDVEMSGPLENSNKTNLPPQFQPKPKGNMPPPSTKKPPPSVMKRRPGTVELPRLTFTTSSSPMATEDEQSPTIRNSNSTGQKLKPLTLVGKAGGTTDRLSVPVCESEEEDGTPTKSKEAKDALAAVRNNMVTPTPSPKVTLGKALPLSSYNVNLMPRMSLPAMPPRKPNPSRTLNHRQSHPATGVNQSDEEDLFESKFITIDVLGKGAFSTVVKVQERNGEGLWAVKKARGVFDGARDRLRHLEEVDILRLLSRKPSPHVIKFQDAWEQNRQLYIQTELALGSLAFFLEEYGRVVERLDEGRVWKCIRELSDGIHHIHSNGVIHFDIKPANILISSTGSLKIGDFGLATRWPRVEPVEILRGAGLGMGSGNIAMLGTGKEKLEREGDRVYMAPEMLRGVFVRAADIFSFGLVVLEIATNICVPDGGAPWHALRENDFSVVDLSPLSRTLCDLITSCMAADPALRPVIENVVNHPVVQRARKGKDALAPEEKSWLMDVLAGGEFSTAVVQSAHGDEDVEMGE